From Suricata suricatta isolate VVHF042 chromosome 1, meerkat_22Aug2017_6uvM2_HiC, whole genome shotgun sequence, a single genomic window includes:
- the LOC115304777 gene encoding LOW QUALITY PROTEIN: SH2 domain-containing adapter protein B-like (The sequence of the model RefSeq protein was modified relative to this genomic sequence to represent the inferred CDS: substituted 1 base at 1 genomic stop codon), whose amino-acid sequence MEPYEAQRIMTEFQRQESVGSQHKGIPLYDTPYEPDGQSVDSDSESTVSPRLRESKLPQDDDRPADEXDQPWEWNRVTIPALAAQFNGNEKRQSSPSPSRDQRCQLRAPGGGFKPIKHGSPEFCGILGERVDPTVPLEKQIWYHGAISRGDAENLLRLCKECSYLVRNSQTSKHDYSLSLKSNQGFMHMKLAKTKEKYVLGQNSPPFDSVPEVIHYYTTRKLPIKGAEHLSLLYPVAVRTL is encoded by the coding sequence ATGGAGCCCTACGAGGCCCAGAGGATCATGACAGAATTTCAGAGGCAAGAAAGCGTAGGGTCCCAGCACAAAGGCATCCCGTTATACGACACCCCTTATGAACCCGATGGCCAAAGCGTGGACTCAGACTCAGAGAGCACGGTCAGCCCCCGACTACGGGAGAGCAAGCTGCCCCAGGATGACGACAGGCCCGCCGACGAGTAGGACCAGCCCTGGGAGTGGAACCGGGTCACCATCCCAGCTCTGGCAGCTCAGTTTAACGGCAACGAGAAACGGCAATCATCCCCTTCACCTTCCCGGGACCAGCGGTGCCAGCTTCGAGCTCCTGGAGGGGGCTTCAAGCCCATCAAGCATGGGAGCCCTGAGTTTTGTGGAATCTTGGGCGAAAGAGTGGATCCTACTGTCCCCTTGGAAAAGCAAATCTGGTATCACGGAGCCATTAGCAGAGGAGATGCCGAGAACCTTCTGCGGCTCTGCAAAGAGTGCAGCTACCTTGTCCGGAACAGCCAGACCAGCAAGCACGACTATTCCCTCTCCCTGAAGAGCAACCAGGGCTTTATGCACATGAAACTGGCCAAAACCAAAGAGAAGTACGTTCTGGGTCAGAACAGCCCCCCGTTCGACAGTGTCCCAGAAGTCATCCACTACTACACCACCAGAAAGTTGCCCATCAAAGGGGCTGAGCACTTGTCTCTCCTCTACCCAGTGGCTGTGCGGACCCTCTGA